A window of the Parabacteroides merdae ATCC 43184 genome harbors these coding sequences:
- a CDS encoding DUF2027 domain-containing protein, whose translation MSNIKVGDKVRFLNSTGGGVVRSFKGKDQVLVEDEDGFEVPVLIRECVVVGDSEMQVHSSRRSPLPSVTQAAVPQPKKPEPQPEVEKVTETIEGERLNIYLAYLPIEPAKVIQGNGYETYFINDSNYYLFFNYMNRQNNSWISRYNGIVEPNTQIFLEEFGKEELNDLERICVQLIAFKKDKPYSLKNAISVELHLDTVKFYKQHCFMENDFFDEDAMVYPIVRQDIPEKELLISAAELQQAMQQKVHEDRRVPQTIVKKKVTDSSILEVDLHITELLDNTNGLSNADMLDYQLEKFHEVLAKYAANKGQKIVFIHGKGDGVLRKAIEKELKTKYKQYYYQDASFREYGFGATMVTIK comes from the coding sequence ATGAGTAACATAAAAGTAGGAGACAAAGTGCGTTTCCTGAACAGCACCGGTGGAGGTGTCGTTCGTAGTTTCAAAGGGAAAGATCAAGTTTTGGTGGAAGATGAAGACGGATTCGAAGTACCGGTATTGATCCGCGAATGTGTAGTCGTAGGAGACAGCGAGATGCAGGTACACAGCTCCCGACGCTCACCACTGCCTTCCGTGACACAGGCTGCTGTCCCGCAACCTAAGAAACCGGAACCTCAACCCGAAGTAGAAAAGGTAACGGAAACCATAGAAGGCGAACGGCTGAACATCTATTTGGCTTACCTCCCGATAGAGCCTGCCAAAGTGATACAGGGAAACGGCTATGAAACCTATTTTATCAATGACAGCAATTACTATCTGTTTTTCAACTATATGAATCGCCAGAACAATAGCTGGATCAGCCGCTATAACGGCATTGTGGAGCCGAATACACAGATCTTCCTGGAAGAATTCGGTAAAGAAGAGTTGAACGACTTGGAACGTATTTGCGTACAACTGATCGCTTTCAAAAAAGACAAACCTTATTCATTGAAGAATGCCATTTCGGTAGAACTCCATCTCGATACGGTCAAATTTTACAAACAACACTGCTTCATGGAAAATGATTTTTTCGATGAAGATGCAATGGTATACCCAATCGTACGCCAGGACATCCCCGAAAAAGAATTACTGATCTCTGCTGCCGAACTCCAGCAAGCCATGCAGCAGAAGGTGCACGAAGACCGCCGTGTCCCCCAAACGATCGTCAAGAAGAAAGTAACCGACAGCTCAATTCTGGAAGTGGACCTGCATATCACCGAACTGCTGGACAACACCAACGGGCTGAGTAATGCGGATATGCTGGATTACCAGTTGGAGAAATTCCATGAAGTGCTCGCCAAATATGCCGCCAACAAAGGACAGAAAATCGTCTTCATCCACGGTAAAGGTGACGGGGTACTGCGCAAAGCAATCGAGAAAGAACTGAAAACAAAATACAAACAATATTATTACCAGGATGCCTCTTTCCGTGAATACGGCTTCGGGGCGACGATGGTAACAATCAAATGA
- a CDS encoding S46 family peptidase — translation MNKLIISLAAAILSLPVAADEGMWLLPLLKGQRFPEMQALGLKLQDYDIYSPDSASLKDAVVIFGGGCTGEIVSPEGLLLTNHHCGYGCIQRHSTLEHDYLTDGFWAMSRDQELPNPGMTVTFIDKIEDVTDYVKKELEKDTDPNSMNFLSPKFLNGLAKAKVGEKFLQDNPGTEVEIKAFYGGNQYFMFTKKIYSDIRLVGAPPSSIGKFGADTDNWMWPRHTGDFSVFRVYADANGNPAPYSDKNVPLRPKRWFKISLKGVQENDYAMMMGFPGRTNKYYTSWEVAERRDIDNTIRIHIRDLRQKVMLDEMLKDPAVRIQYASKYAGSTNAYKNAIGSNWAIKKRNFEQMKKEEQDKLIAWSNKMCEPSYPDALMAIEQIVSDRKDLRFRSWMLDEAILRGIEFTSVPTQMDMVIEALKGKDKKAKQEQLRLLERAYHGFANSNYSADVDKKIAKVMLKEYRSQVDPKAQPTYFELIDKKFKGDTDRFVDYLFEKSIFGSEDNFNKFLSRPSVKALENDPMILFAKSVRAEEANLKNALKEFEDGYAMAHRSYVKGLLAMYGDRANFPDANFTLRLTYGQVKGYSPRDCDYYGHQTTLDGVMEKEDSTNWEFVVPTRLKELYAAKDFGRYKTSDGKMPVAFSTTTHSTGGNSGSPVMNADGELIGINFDRNWEGVGGDIQYLPDYQRSIIVDIRYVLFIMDKYAGAGYLLDEMEIEE, via the coding sequence ATGAACAAACTCATCATCTCCCTCGCGGCAGCCATCCTGTCGCTACCGGTAGCAGCCGATGAAGGTATGTGGCTGCTGCCTCTACTGAAAGGACAAAGATTCCCAGAAATGCAAGCTTTGGGACTTAAATTGCAGGATTATGATATCTATAGCCCCGACTCAGCTTCCTTGAAAGATGCCGTCGTCATTTTCGGAGGCGGTTGTACGGGCGAGATCGTTTCGCCGGAAGGATTGCTCCTGACCAACCATCATTGCGGCTACGGTTGCATCCAGCGCCACAGCACGCTGGAACATGACTACCTGACAGACGGCTTCTGGGCCATGTCGCGCGATCAGGAACTTCCGAACCCCGGCATGACCGTCACTTTCATCGATAAAATAGAAGACGTGACTGACTATGTGAAAAAGGAACTGGAAAAAGATACCGATCCTAATAGCATGAACTTCCTATCTCCGAAATTTCTGAACGGACTGGCAAAAGCAAAAGTCGGAGAAAAGTTCCTGCAGGACAATCCAGGCACAGAAGTTGAGATAAAGGCGTTCTATGGCGGCAACCAGTATTTCATGTTCACAAAGAAAATCTATTCCGACATCCGCCTGGTAGGAGCTCCTCCCTCATCGATCGGAAAGTTCGGCGCAGATACCGACAATTGGATGTGGCCGCGCCATACGGGCGACTTCTCCGTCTTCCGTGTCTATGCCGATGCGAACGGCAATCCGGCTCCTTACTCTGACAAGAATGTCCCGCTTCGTCCGAAACGCTGGTTCAAGATCTCATTGAAAGGCGTCCAGGAAAATGACTATGCCATGATGATGGGATTTCCCGGCCGTACCAATAAATATTATACTTCCTGGGAAGTGGCGGAACGCCGTGATATTGACAACACGATCCGTATCCACATCCGTGACTTGCGCCAGAAAGTCATGTTGGACGAGATGTTGAAAGATCCAGCTGTCCGGATTCAGTATGCCAGCAAATATGCAGGCTCAACGAATGCTTACAAAAATGCGATCGGTAGCAACTGGGCCATAAAAAAACGTAATTTCGAACAAATGAAAAAGGAGGAACAGGACAAACTGATTGCCTGGTCCAACAAAATGTGCGAACCGAGCTACCCCGATGCCCTGATGGCGATCGAACAGATCGTATCGGACCGTAAAGACCTACGTTTCCGCAGTTGGATGTTGGATGAAGCGATCCTGCGAGGAATTGAATTTACAAGTGTGCCAACCCAAATGGATATGGTCATAGAAGCCTTGAAAGGGAAAGACAAAAAAGCCAAACAGGAACAACTCCGGCTGTTGGAACGGGCTTATCATGGATTTGCCAACAGCAATTACTCGGCCGACGTAGATAAGAAAATCGCCAAAGTGATGCTGAAAGAGTACCGCAGCCAAGTCGATCCGAAAGCACAACCGACCTATTTCGAATTAATCGACAAGAAGTTCAAAGGAGACACAGACCGATTCGTCGACTATCTGTTCGAGAAATCCATCTTCGGCAGTGAGGATAATTTCAATAAATTCCTCTCTCGTCCGTCTGTCAAAGCACTGGAAAACGACCCGATGATTCTTTTTGCCAAGTCTGTCCGTGCAGAAGAAGCCAATCTGAAGAATGCGTTAAAAGAATTTGAAGATGGGTATGCAATGGCTCACCGTAGTTATGTAAAAGGTTTGCTGGCCATGTACGGCGATCGTGCCAATTTTCCCGACGCCAACTTTACCCTGCGCCTCACCTACGGACAGGTAAAAGGGTACAGCCCGCGCGACTGCGACTACTATGGCCATCAGACAACACTGGACGGAGTGATGGAAAAAGAAGATTCCACCAACTGGGAATTCGTAGTACCAACCCGCCTGAAAGAACTGTATGCTGCCAAAGATTTCGGACGCTACAAAACTTCCGACGGAAAAATGCCAGTTGCCTTCAGCACAACCACCCATTCGACCGGTGGGAACTCCGGTAGCCCTGTGATGAATGCAGACGGTGAATTGATCGGTATCAATTTCGACCGCAATTGGGAAGGAGTCGGCGGCGACATCCAATATCTCCCCGATTACCAACGCAGTATCATTGTCGACATCCGCTACGTTCTCTTCATCATGGACAAATATGCCGGAGCGGGATATTTGTTGGATGAGATGGAAATTGAAGAATAA
- a CDS encoding S-adenosylmethionine:tRNA ribosyltransferase-isomerase: protein MTTKTQQIRIEDFDYPLPDERIAKFPLPKRDESKLLLYKEGKVSESIFKHITDYLPEGSLMVFNNTRVIQARLLFQKETGAKIEIFCLEPVEPHDYALVFQQTECCRWTCLVGNLKKWKEGLLKKEVQLDGETVILKAEKLQTCGDSYLIEFTWDHPTCTFADLLDAAGVLPIPPYLNRETEKSDLQTYQTVYSKIKGSVAAPTAGLHFTPEVLAAIDALGIGREELTLHVGAGTFKPVKSETIEGHEMHTEFISVRRSSIERIKNNLGKIIAVGTTSVRTLESLYYMGVTLASNPDATADELIVKQWMPYEETNNRLTADEALQNILDYLDRHQADKLVTATRIIIAPGYEFKIVRGIVTNFHQPKSTLLLLISAFVKGNWKNIYDYALRHDFRFLSYGDSSLLL, encoded by the coding sequence ATGACAACAAAGACGCAACAGATACGCATCGAAGATTTTGATTATCCGCTGCCTGACGAGCGGATCGCCAAGTTTCCGTTACCCAAACGGGATGAATCGAAGCTCTTATTATATAAGGAAGGAAAAGTCAGCGAGAGTATATTCAAGCATATTACGGATTATTTGCCGGAGGGTTCTCTGATGGTATTCAATAATACACGGGTGATCCAGGCACGTCTTCTGTTTCAGAAAGAGACAGGGGCGAAGATCGAGATTTTCTGTCTGGAGCCGGTCGAGCCGCATGATTATGCTTTGGTTTTTCAACAGACTGAATGTTGCCGCTGGACTTGTTTGGTCGGCAATCTGAAGAAATGGAAAGAAGGACTTTTGAAGAAGGAGGTGCAGCTCGACGGTGAGACTGTTATACTGAAAGCGGAAAAATTGCAGACCTGCGGGGACAGCTACCTCATCGAGTTTACGTGGGATCATCCGACTTGTACGTTTGCTGACCTGTTAGATGCAGCGGGCGTATTGCCGATTCCTCCTTATTTGAATCGCGAAACTGAGAAAAGCGATTTGCAGACCTACCAGACGGTTTACTCCAAGATAAAAGGTTCGGTGGCCGCCCCGACAGCGGGTTTGCATTTTACACCGGAAGTTCTGGCTGCTATCGATGCTCTGGGAATCGGACGGGAAGAACTGACGCTCCATGTCGGAGCCGGGACGTTCAAACCCGTGAAAAGCGAGACGATCGAAGGGCATGAGATGCATACCGAATTTATTTCGGTGCGTCGGAGTTCGATCGAACGGATCAAGAATAACCTCGGTAAGATTATTGCGGTCGGCACGACTTCGGTCCGTACGCTTGAAAGCCTCTATTATATGGGTGTCACGTTGGCTTCGAATCCGGATGCCACAGCCGATGAACTGATCGTCAAACAATGGATGCCTTACGAAGAGACGAATAACAGGTTGACAGCTGATGAAGCTTTGCAAAATATTTTGGATTATCTGGACCGACACCAGGCGGACAAGTTGGTGACGGCTACCCGGATCATTATCGCTCCAGGCTATGAGTTCAAGATCGTACGTGGTATTGTGACCAATTTCCATCAGCCGAAAAGCACGTTGTTGTTGCTGATATCCGCTTTTGTGAAAGGAAATTGGAAAAATATTTATGATTATGCCTTAAGGCATGATTTCCGTTTTTTGAGTTACGGGGACAGCTCGCTGTTGTTGTAA
- a CDS encoding M48 family metallopeptidase, with protein sequence MKVRTILLSMVLVAGVSLNVSAQFKIGGKSINTKKLVNAASDAAKAVTLSDEDVAAMAREYIQWMDTHNEIAGPETAMGQRLANLTKDIKVEGLDLNFKVYNVIDVNAFACGDGSVRVCGGLMKIMDDNEVLAVIGHEIGHVLHTDSKDAMKQAYLTSASKNAVGAANNTVAKLTDSQLGSLAETLASAQYSQKQENAADDYGFEFSIANGIDPYSMYNSLNKLLELSVEAPKSSKFRQLFSSHPETQKRVKRMKEKADEYTKNQQ encoded by the coding sequence ATGAAAGTAAGGACTATTTTATTATCAATGGTTTTAGTTGCCGGAGTCAGCCTGAATGTTTCGGCTCAGTTTAAAATCGGAGGTAAATCCATCAATACTAAAAAATTAGTGAATGCAGCATCCGATGCAGCAAAAGCGGTGACTTTGTCGGATGAGGACGTGGCTGCCATGGCTCGCGAGTATATCCAGTGGATGGATACGCATAATGAGATTGCCGGACCGGAAACGGCGATGGGACAGCGTTTGGCAAATCTGACGAAAGATATCAAGGTCGAAGGTCTCGATCTGAATTTTAAGGTGTATAATGTGATCGACGTGAACGCGTTTGCTTGCGGCGACGGAAGCGTTCGTGTTTGTGGAGGCTTGATGAAGATTATGGATGATAATGAAGTGCTGGCCGTTATCGGTCATGAGATCGGTCATGTTTTACATACGGATTCGAAAGACGCCATGAAGCAGGCTTATCTGACTTCGGCCTCCAAGAATGCTGTCGGGGCTGCCAACAATACGGTTGCCAAGCTGACCGATTCGCAATTGGGGAGTTTGGCCGAAACGCTTGCCAGTGCACAGTATTCGCAAAAGCAGGAGAATGCGGCAGACGATTATGGCTTTGAGTTCAGTATCGCGAACGGTATCGATCCTTATAGTATGTATAATTCGCTTAATAAACTCTTGGAATTAAGTGTGGAAGCTCCCAAATCATCTAAGTTCCGCCAACTGTTTTCGAGTCATCCCGAAACACAAAAGCGTGTCAAAAGGATGAAAGAAAAAGCGGATGAATATACAAAGAATCAGCAATAA
- a CDS encoding GNAT family N-acetyltransferase: MDFNIRQEQIKDYEAVHKVVELAFRDMEDSDHSEPFLVDQLRQTDAFIPELSLVDEVDEEIIGHILMTKVEIVSENKSVTSLGLAPVSVLPEYQNRGIGSALIREAHKRATELGYGSVVLLGHKDYYPRFGYKQAIDFGIEFPFDVPHEYCMAIELRPKSLKDVQGMIQYAKPFTE; the protein is encoded by the coding sequence ATGGATTTCAATATCAGACAAGAACAGATAAAAGACTATGAAGCAGTTCATAAAGTAGTAGAACTCGCTTTCAGAGATATGGAAGACAGCGACCATAGCGAACCTTTTTTAGTAGATCAACTACGTCAAACAGACGCTTTTATCCCAGAGCTTTCATTGGTTGACGAGGTTGACGAAGAAATTATCGGCCATATCCTGATGACAAAAGTCGAAATCGTTTCAGAAAACAAATCCGTCACCTCTTTAGGGTTAGCTCCCGTTTCAGTTCTCCCTGAATATCAAAATCGGGGGATCGGATCAGCCTTGATCCGTGAAGCACACAAACGAGCCACCGAACTGGGATACGGTTCTGTCGTCTTACTAGGACATAAGGACTACTATCCGAGATTCGGCTATAAACAAGCCATAGACTTCGGCATCGAATTTCCTTTCGATGTTCCCCACGAATATTGCATGGCAATCGAATTGCGTCCGAAAAGCCTTAAAGACGTACAAGGCATGATCCAGTATGCCAAACCATTTACGGAATAA
- the porE gene encoding PorE family type IX secretion system protein: MRQFTPYLFLLLAASFLYSCKSAKLSDAEEKQRIGEYFEAAAIYRKVYTKTPPAKRDLRGYIAFRMAECNRLINNTPRATSAYMNALRYKYPDSIVNLRLGQMYQKSGRYGEAVKYYNDYLLAEPGSVLAFNGVTGCEEAVKWKQSPTRYTVKRMDKFNSRRSEFSPMLYGEKYDQLYFASTRAPKGAGKDKEETNSAITGQRNNDLFLVKQDENGAWLAPVELEDEVNTEFDEGTPSFSKDGNTMYYTYCAQDPEGPRTSEIYISSRSSAKWGKGTRANIVKDSVTALGHPSISPDGKYLYFVSDAVGGYGGKDLFRARVVGSDFGSMENLGPDINTPGDEMFPYVRDSVTLYFASDGHPGMGGLDIFKATLDSTGKWNVENMKAPINSSGDDFGITFAGNKESGFFSSNRNDARGYDHLYSFELPVITIFIEGIVSDVDENPIEDATVRIVGRDGLNEKVLAKKDGKYRVELERDIRYVMMASARGYLNQNFELKTGPEEKNETYIVDFFLSPISKPVVIENIFYDFDKATLRPESKKALDEMIKILNDNPNVTIELGAHTDRKGSEQYNERLAQRRAQSVVDYLIAGGIAQDRLEAKGYGESVPKAINKRMAKNYDFLNEGDVLTEEFIERMTPEQQEIADQINRRTEFKVLRTNYNLF; the protein is encoded by the coding sequence ATGAGACAATTTACCCCATATTTGTTCCTGTTGTTGGCTGCGTCTTTTCTGTATTCCTGTAAATCAGCGAAGTTGAGCGATGCGGAAGAGAAGCAGCGTATCGGCGAATATTTTGAAGCGGCGGCCATTTACCGGAAAGTATATACGAAGACTCCTCCTGCCAAGCGAGACTTGCGTGGATATATCGCTTTCAGGATGGCAGAGTGTAACCGTCTGATCAACAATACACCGCGTGCGACCAGTGCTTATATGAACGCGCTCAGGTATAAGTATCCGGACAGTATCGTGAATCTTCGCTTGGGACAGATGTACCAGAAGAGCGGACGTTATGGGGAAGCAGTCAAATATTACAACGACTACCTGCTGGCGGAACCGGGCAGCGTATTGGCCTTTAACGGCGTGACCGGTTGCGAGGAGGCCGTGAAATGGAAACAGTCGCCGACCCGCTATACGGTGAAGCGGATGGACAAGTTTAACTCCCGCCGTTCCGAATTCAGTCCGATGTTGTACGGTGAAAAGTACGATCAACTGTATTTTGCTTCTACCCGTGCCCCGAAAGGAGCCGGGAAAGATAAGGAAGAAACGAATAGTGCCATCACCGGACAGCGTAACAACGATTTATTTCTGGTAAAGCAGGACGAGAATGGAGCTTGGTTGGCTCCGGTCGAACTCGAAGACGAGGTGAATACCGAGTTTGACGAGGGAACGCCTTCTTTTTCCAAAGACGGGAATACGATGTATTACACCTATTGCGCACAGGATCCGGAAGGGCCGCGTACTTCTGAAATCTATATATCTTCCCGCAGCAGTGCCAAATGGGGAAAAGGAACCAGGGCGAATATCGTAAAAGATTCGGTGACGGCTCTCGGCCACCCTTCGATATCGCCGGACGGCAAGTATCTGTATTTTGTGTCGGATGCCGTAGGTGGTTATGGAGGCAAAGACCTGTTTCGGGCGCGTGTCGTGGGCAGTGACTTCGGATCGATGGAAAATCTGGGGCCTGATATTAATACGCCTGGTGATGAGATGTTTCCTTATGTGCGGGATTCCGTAACGCTTTATTTTGCTTCCGATGGACATCCGGGAATGGGTGGGTTGGATATTTTCAAAGCAACCTTGGACAGCACGGGCAAGTGGAATGTCGAGAATATGAAGGCGCCGATCAACTCGTCCGGCGATGATTTCGGTATCACGTTTGCCGGAAATAAAGAAAGTGGCTTTTTTAGTTCCAATCGCAATGATGCGCGTGGATATGACCATTTGTATTCTTTCGAATTGCCGGTTATCACTATCTTTATCGAAGGTATCGTGTCGGATGTGGACGAGAACCCGATAGAAGATGCTACGGTCCGTATTGTCGGAAGGGATGGTTTGAACGAAAAAGTTTTGGCAAAGAAAGACGGTAAGTACAGGGTTGAACTGGAACGTGATATCCGCTATGTGATGATGGCAAGCGCACGTGGATACTTGAATCAGAATTTTGAGTTGAAAACAGGGCCGGAGGAGAAGAACGAAACATATATCGTGGACTTTTTCCTTTCCCCGATCAGTAAACCTGTCGTGATCGAAAATATTTTCTATGATTTCGACAAGGCGACTTTGCGTCCGGAATCAAAGAAGGCGTTGGACGAAATGATCAAGATTCTGAACGATAATCCGAACGTCACGATCGAGTTAGGAGCGCATACTGACCGGAAAGGTTCGGAGCAGTACAACGAACGGTTGGCGCAGCGGCGAGCACAGTCGGTTGTCGACTATCTGATTGCCGGAGGAATTGCCCAAGACCGACTTGAGGCTAAAGGGTATGGCGAAAGTGTTCCTAAAGCAATCAATAAGAGGATGGCCAAGAATTATGATTTCCTGAATGAAGGAGATGTCCTGACCGAAGAATTCATAGAAAGAATGACTCCTGAGCAGCAAGAGATTGCAGATCAGATAAACCGTCGGACGGAATTTAAAGTCTTGCGGACGAACTATAATTTATTTTGA
- a CDS encoding DUF5106 domain-containing protein yields the protein MRIRILYLLFFILIFCNCNGQQVEKTEAGNTKEHTFQMVSVPSVITEPEERAAYLVKHYWDKFDFTDTTLIHFPEITEQATSNYIDMMKYVPAKVAASSIKEMMSKASTDSSMFVYFSGLYEKYLYDPNSPMRDESLYIYVLDAVLEAPFLDEVSKIRPAHLLELALKNRVGEPATDFTYTLVDGKKGTLYRTKADCLLLFFYNPDCHACKEITDQLAASPFVTEWIKNNKLKILAVYPDEDLEAWKKHISYMPAGWINSYDSTVSLKNDEIYDLKAIPTLYLLDKDKKVVLKDVTFNQVENYLKQ from the coding sequence ATGAGGATAAGAATACTTTACCTATTATTTTTTATATTGATCTTTTGCAACTGCAACGGCCAACAGGTGGAGAAAACGGAAGCAGGAAACACGAAAGAACATACTTTTCAAATGGTTTCTGTTCCCAGTGTCATTACAGAACCGGAAGAACGCGCCGCTTACTTGGTAAAACATTATTGGGATAAGTTCGATTTTACGGATACAACTCTGATTCATTTCCCGGAAATTACGGAGCAAGCGACTTCCAATTATATCGATATGATGAAATATGTCCCGGCGAAAGTGGCTGCTTCTTCTATCAAAGAGATGATGAGTAAAGCGTCGACCGATAGTTCGATGTTCGTCTATTTTTCCGGCCTGTATGAAAAATATCTTTATGATCCGAATTCTCCCATGAGGGATGAGTCTTTGTATATTTATGTATTGGATGCTGTATTGGAAGCTCCGTTTCTGGATGAAGTCAGTAAAATACGTCCGGCCCATTTGCTCGAATTAGCTCTTAAGAACAGGGTGGGAGAACCGGCTACAGATTTCACGTACACGCTGGTGGACGGTAAAAAAGGAACTTTGTATCGTACGAAAGCTGATTGTCTACTCTTGTTTTTCTATAATCCGGATTGCCATGCCTGTAAGGAAATTACGGATCAGCTCGCTGCTTCGCCGTTTGTGACGGAGTGGATCAAGAATAACAAGCTTAAAATCCTGGCTGTTTACCCGGATGAGGATTTGGAGGCCTGGAAAAAACATATTTCCTATATGCCTGCAGGCTGGATCAATTCTTATGACAGTACGGTGAGTTTGAAAAATGATGAGATTTATGATCTGAAAGCGATACCGACCCTTTATCTGTTGGACAAGGATAAAAAAGTTGTATTGAAGGATGTGACATTTAATCAGGTAGAGAATTATTTAAAACAATAA
- a CDS encoding bifunctional nuclease family protein yields the protein MDTRIKLRVQGLTNSQIQSGAYALILAEEDGVRRIPIIVGTSEAQSIAIALERITPPRPLTHDLFATFAQAFGVRLCEVFIYKFEDGVFYSELLFEDGIKQIRLDSRTSDAIAIALRVKCDIYTTPEIVRECGVVLENSAEEKDKDDDSILALEPEEIHDETKLKKWLSLLDVDELSDRLDEAIADENYEYAKMYKDEIRRREEEGRSR from the coding sequence GTGGATACAAGAATAAAATTGCGGGTGCAAGGTTTAACGAACAGTCAGATACAGTCAGGTGCTTATGCCTTGATTCTTGCTGAAGAAGATGGGGTTCGCCGCATACCTATCATTGTTGGGACATCGGAAGCCCAGTCTATTGCGATCGCTTTGGAACGCATCACGCCTCCTCGTCCTTTGACGCATGATTTGTTTGCAACTTTTGCACAGGCATTCGGTGTTCGTTTGTGTGAGGTTTTTATCTATAAGTTTGAAGATGGTGTATTTTATTCCGAACTGCTTTTTGAGGATGGAATAAAACAGATTCGCTTGGATTCGCGTACTTCCGATGCTATCGCCATCGCTTTGCGTGTGAAATGCGATATCTATACGACACCTGAGATTGTCCGTGAATGTGGTGTCGTGCTTGAAAATTCCGCAGAGGAGAAAGACAAGGATGATGATTCCATATTGGCTCTGGAGCCGGAGGAAATACATGATGAAACAAAGCTGAAAAAATGGCTTTCCCTTTTGGATGTCGATGAATTGTCGGATCGTTTGGATGAAGCGATAGCCGATGAGAACTACGAGTATGCAAAGATGTACAAAGATGAAATCCGGCGTCGTGAAGAGGAGGGCAGGTCTAGATGA
- a CDS encoding CYTH domain-containing protein codes for MAIEIERKFLVKGDFSKQVSKSERIMQGYICSQPGRTVRIRIRGEEGFLTIKGASDENGLSRYEFEQKIPPADAEELLKLCEPGIIDKVRNLVPVGKHTWEVDVFHGDNEGLILAEIELASEDEPFERPDWVGHEVSGDRRYYNSMLTKYPYKQW; via the coding sequence ATGGCGATTGAAATTGAAAGGAAATTTCTGGTAAAAGGGGATTTCAGCAAACAGGTTTCCAAATCCGAACGTATCATGCAGGGATATATCTGCTCACAACCCGGACGGACGGTACGGATACGCATCCGGGGGGAAGAAGGATTCCTCACGATCAAAGGTGCATCGGACGAGAATGGGTTGAGCCGCTACGAGTTCGAGCAGAAGATACCACCCGCGGATGCGGAAGAACTGTTGAAACTCTGCGAACCCGGTATTATCGACAAAGTACGCAATCTGGTCCCTGTCGGGAAGCACACCTGGGAAGTCGACGTCTTCCACGGCGACAACGAAGGACTGATCTTAGCGGAAATCGAATTGGCTTCTGAAGACGAACCTTTTGAACGGCCGGACTGGGTCGGACACGAGGTCAGCGGAGATCGTCGTTACTACAACTCGATGCTGACAAAATATCCGTACAAACAATGGTAA